Proteins encoded by one window of Panicum virgatum strain AP13 chromosome 7N, P.virgatum_v5, whole genome shotgun sequence:
- the LOC120682136 gene encoding malate dehydrogenase, cytoplasmic-like: protein MLSNSVLQRLASWCPWLLRDEPKLKQPVKVLVTGAAGQIGYAIVPMIARGLMLGPDQPVVLHMLDIPRMADALNGVRMELVDAALPLIRGVVAMTDEAEAFQGVNFAVLIGGWPRKEGMERKDLIAKNVAIYRSQASALQQHAAPNCKVLVVANPANTNALVLKEFAPAVPARNITCLTRLDHNRALGHIAEKLGVHVGDVRNAVVWGNHSSTQFPDASHATARAEHGEKPVRELVADEKWLREEFVVTVQQRGAAVIKARKQSSSLSAASAACDHMRDWILGTPKGTWVSMGVYSDGSYGVPEGIFYSFPVTCEKGEWSIVQGLQVDDFVRSKMELSAKELDEERSMAYDFVST, encoded by the exons atgctaTCTAACTCTGTCCTTCAGAGGCTGGCGAGCTGGTGCCCGTGGCTGCTCAGAGATGagccgaagctgaagcagcCTGTCAAGGTTCTCGTCACTGGCGCCGCGG GGCAGATCGGGTACGCCATTGTCCCCATGATCGCGAGGGGCCTGATGCTCGGGCCGGACCAGCCGGTGGTGCTCCACATGCTGGACATCCCGCGCATGGCGGACGCCCTGAACGGCGTCAGGATGGAGCTGGTCGATGCTGCCCTGCCTCTTATCAGAG GTGTCGTGGCGATGACCGACGAGGCCGAAGCGTTCCAGGGCGTCAACTTCGCCGTCCTGATCGGCGGATGGCCGAGGAAAGAAGGCATGGAGAGGAAGGACCTGATCGCCAAGAACGTCGCCATCTACAGGTCCCAGGCCTCGGCGCTGCAGCAGCATGCCGCACCAAACTGCAAG GTTCTGGTGGTGGCCAACCCTGCGAACACGAACGCGCTCGTGCTGAAGGAGTTCGCGCCGGCGGTGCCCGCCAGGAACATCACCTGCCTGACGCGGCTCGACCACAACCGCGCCCTGGGCCACATCGCCGAGAAGCTGGGCGTGCACGTCGGCGACGTCAGGAACGCCGTCGTGTGGGGGAACCACTCCTCCACGCAGTTCCCCGACGCCAGCCACGCCACGGCCAGGGCCGAGCACGGGGAGAAGCCCGTCAGGGAGCTCGTCGCCGACGAGAAATG GTTGAGGGAGGAGTTCGTCGTCACCGTGCagcagcgcggcgcggcggtgatcAAGGCGCGGAAGCAGTCGAGCTCGCTGTCCGCCGCCAGCGCAGCCTGCGACCACATGAGAGACTGGATCCTCGGCACGCCAAAG GGTACGTGGGTGTCCATGGGCGTGTACTCTGACGGGAGCTATGGCGTCCCAGAG GGCATCTTCTACTCGTTCCCGGTGACGTGCGAGAAGGGAGAGTGGTCTATCGTGCAAG GCCTTCAGGTTGATGACTTTGTGCGATCCAAGATGGAGCTTTCGGCGAAGGAACTCGATGAAGAGAGGTCCATGGCGTACGATTTTGTAAGCACTTAA
- the LOC120682135 gene encoding O-fucosyltransferase 29-like yields MGRKPDAVAKPHYSAAAAAGGGGGGGGASSPRTARKAPPSPVFLGTALFVLGFVSLFTGHVVTDADWSRIRSRWRSRQVRIYEPIDIWKSKYSSTYYGCSGRSTNFRSAVPENSSTGYLLIATSGGLNQQRIGITDAVVVAWILNATLVVPELDHHSFWKDESDFSDIFDVDWFISYLSKDVTIVKRIPYEVMLSMDKLPWTMRAPRKSMPEFYIDEVLPILMRRRALQLTKFDYRLTSELDEDLQKLRCRVNFHALRFTNSIHTLGQKLVRKLRLMSPRYVAVHLRFEPDMLAFSGCYYGGGEKERKGLGEIRKRWDTLPELSAEDERSRGKCPLTPHEVGLMLRALGFGNDTNLYVASGEIYGGEETLQSLRDLFPNFYTKEDLAGDDLKPFLPFSSRLAAIDFIVCDESDVFVTNNNGNMAKVLAGRRRYMGHKRTIRPNAKKLNVLFQRWNQMGWDMFSLKVQKVQRGLMGEPDDIRPKQDDFHEFPSSCICLRKPRNISVTT; encoded by the exons ATGGGGAGGAAGCCCGACGCGGTAGCCAAGCCGCActactctgccgccgccgccgccggcggcggcggcggcggcggcggcgcctcctcgcCGAGGACGGCACGGAAGGCCCCGCCTTCCCCGGTGTTCCTGGGGACCGCGCTGTTCGTTCTAGGGTTCGTGTCCCTGTTCACGGGGCACGTGgtcaccgacgctgactggtcGCGGATCCGGAGCCGGTGGCGATCCAGGCAG GTTAGAATCTACGAACCAATTGATATTTGGAAATCGAAGTACTCCAGCACCTACTATGGTTGCAGTGGGAGAAGCACGAATTTCAGAT CTGCTGTGCCGGAGAACAGTTCCACTGGTTACTTGTTGATTGCTACTAGCGGGGGGCTGAATCAGCAGCGCATAGGG ATTACAGATGCTGTTGTGGTTGCCTGGattttgaatgccacacttgtTGTTCCTGAGTTAGACCACCACTCATTCTGGAAGGATGAAAG TGACTTCTCTGACATTTTTGACGTGGACTGGTTCATTTCCTACCTATCAAAGGATGTAACCATTGTTAAAAGGATCCCTTATGAAGTGATGTTGTCAATGGATAAACTACCGTGGACCATGCGAGCGCCTAGGAAATCAATGCCCGAGTTTTATATTGATGAAGTTTTGCCAATACTCATGCGAAGACGT GCTTTGCAATTAACGAAATTTGATTATAGGCTCACTAGTGAGCTCGATGAAGATCTGCAAAAGCTACGCTGCCGAGTAAATTTTCATGCATTGAGATTTACAAATTCCATACATACTCTGGGTCAGAAACTTGTGCGTAAGCTGAGACTCATGAGCCCACGATATGTTGCAGTTCACTTGAG GTTTGAACCTGACATGCTTGCATTTTCTGGCTGTTACTATGGTGGtggtgaaaaagaaagaaagggactGGGTGAAATTAGGAAACGGTGGGATACATTACCT GAGTTGAGTGCTGAGGACGAGCGCAGCAGGGGGAAATGCCCATTGACGCCTCATGAAGTTGGTTTAATGCTCCGAGCTCTTGGTTTTGGCAACGATACAAACCTGTATGTTGCTTCTGGAGAAATATATGGTGGAGAGGAAACCCTCCAATCTCTCAGGGATCTCTTTCCAAATTTCTACACCAAGGAGGATCTTGCTGGCGATGATTTGAAACCATtccttcctttttcttcacGTCTGGCTGCAATTGACTTCATCGTTTGTGATGAAAGTGATGTCTTCGTTACAAATAACAATGGAAACATGGCCAAGGTTTTAGCTGGTCGAAG GCGATACATGGGCCACAAGAGAACTATTCGCCCAAATGCAAAGAAACTCAATGTACTGTTTCAGAGATGGAATCAGATGGGCTGGGATATGTTTTCGCTGAAGGTACAGAAAGTCCAGAGGGGTCTTATGGGAGAACCGGATGATATCAGACCAAAACAGGATGATTTCCATGAATTTCCATCATCATGCATCTGCTTAAGAAAACCTAGGAACATATCGGTCACAACTTGA
- the LOC120683796 gene encoding squamosa promoter-binding-like protein 7, producing the protein MEGSGGGSGSGGRSASAAPPWDLGMHWAPAGSSPPYPQQPFVARPGGGAASHHHRHQQQQELTCLKLGKRPCCWAGAVGTPAAQAGAALPPQVHGNGAAAGGASGTAAEGRRKEKAGAATAAAGAPRCQVEGCHAELAGAKDYHRRHKVCAVHSKAPRVVVLGAEQRFCQQCSRFHAVSEFDDAKRSCRRRLAGHNERRRKSNASEAMARGAAHPHAMAPFGHGFLPPCGLPAASPAGALSLLSSARGAGAPWLGPAPYISARSSAALDELIAENRAALLAWHFSDRLAPGRHRLAPPSSAAHHPHNGAGAGGGGRYYHAAPASAGHTTLDLMQTAAAAATTAAPAGAPPFRPVPERAGAAARPPRTKDNGGAAGCSSDDAWAPAGGGGARAL; encoded by the exons ATGgaaggaagcggcggcggaagcggcagcgggggcaggagcgcgagcgcggcgccgccctggGATCTCGGCATGCACTGGGCGCCCGCCGGCTCGTCGCCACCCTACCCGCAGCAGCCCTTCGTGGCGCGCCCGGGAGGCGGTGCCGCCagtcaccaccaccgccaccagcagcagcaggagctgaCCTGCCTTAAGCTGGGGAAGCGGCCATGCTGCTGGGCCGGGGCGGTGGGCACCCCGGCGGCGCAGGCCGGTGCTGCCCTGCCGCCGCAGGTCCACGgcaacggcgccgccgccggtggcgcgAGCGGGACGGCGGCTGAgggcaggaggaaggagaaggcgggcgcggccacggcggcggcgggcgcgccgcGGTGCCAGGTGGAGGGGTGCCACGCGGAGCTGGCGGGCGCCAAGGACTACCACCGGCGGCACAAGGTGTGCGCGGTGCACTCCAAGGCGCCCCGCGTCGTCGTGCTCGGCGCCGAGCAGCGCTTCTGCCAGCAGTGCAGCCG GTTCCACGCGGTGTCGGAGTTCGACGACGCGAAGCggagctgccggcggcggctggccgggcacaacgagcggcggcggaagagcAACGCCAGCGAGGCCATGGCCAGGGGCGCCGCGCACCCACACG CAATGGCGCCGTTCGGCCACGGGTTCCTGCCGCCGTGCGGCCTCCCGGCGGCGTCCCCGGCTGGTGCTCTCTCTCTTCTGTCCTCAGCCAGAGGCGCGGGCGCCCCCTGGCTGGGCCCGGCGCCCTACATCTCCGCCCGCTCCAGCGCCGCGCTCGACGAGCTCATCGCCGAGAACCGCGCCGCGCTCCTCGCGTGGCACTTCTCGGACCGCTTGGCGCCCGGCCGGCATCGTCTCGCCCCTCCTTCGTCCGCGGCGCACCACCCCCAcaacggcgccggcgctggcggcggcggccggtacTACCACGCGGCGCCGGCCAGCGCGGGGCACACGACGCTGGACCTCATGCagacggctgcggcggcggccaccaccgcggctcccgccggcgcgccgccgttccGGCCCGTGCCGGAGCGGGCCGGGGCGGCCGCGAGGCCTCCCAGGACCAAGGacaacggcggcgcggccgggtgcAGCTCGGACGACGCGTGGGCGCCCGCGGGTGGAGGTGGAGCCCGCGCGCTGTGA